Part of the Thermodesulfovibrionales bacterium genome is shown below.
GCCTATACCCTATCGAGGGCGATAAAGATGCTTGGTGCTGATATCGTCATATGTGGAAAGCAGGCTATAGATGGAGATACAGCTCAGGTGGGTCCTGAACTTGCCGAATTTCTGGACATACCCCATGTGGCATATGTAAGAAAGATAAATTCGATAACAGAGAATTCTGTAGTTGTTGAGAGATTGATGGATGATGGCTATGACATTGTGGAATCCTCAATCCCTGTTCTTATGACAGTTGTGAAGGAACTGAATGAACCAAGGCTTCCATCCCTTAGAGGTAAAATAGCAGCAAAGAAGGCAGAAGTCAAAAAAATTGGTTTAAAAGACATAGAGGCAGATGAAAATCTTGTTGGCCTAAAGGGTTCACCAACACAGGTAAAAAGAATATTTGCACCTGAATTAAAGAAAGAAAGAAAACTCTTTGATGGGACTCCAGAAGAGCAGGTAGAGAAGCTTCTTCAGGAGTTGAAAAATCTTAAATGTCAGTTTATATAGTAGGGAGGCGCTGAATAAGATGAAAATATTTGTAAGAAGCGAGACCTGTACAGGCTGTGAGAACTGTATAGACTCCTGTCCCTATACAGCAATTGTTATGAAAGAGGGAAAGGCCTTTATTACAGAATACTGTCAGCTCTGCAGGGCCTGTCTCAGTGTATGCCCTGAGGGAGCTATTATTGAAATTATGGAGGAAGGAGAAGCTCGCGCCACAACTGATTCTTCTTTCAGAGGTGTATGGGTATTTGCAGAGCAGAGGAATGGAAAGGTAGCTTCTGTCAGCTTCGAACTACTCGGAGCTGGAAGAAGACTTTCTGATATACTTGGAGTTGAGCTTTCTGCAGTGCTTTTTGGTGGTTCCGAGGAAGAGGCAAGAGAACTGATCAAATATGGTGCTGACAGGGTTTACCTATGCGATGATCCTCGACTTGAGAAATTTAATGATGAACCCTATGCAAGATTGCTTGCATCACTTATAAATACACACAAACCTGAGATTGTCCTTGCCGGAGCTACACCTGTTGGAAGGTCTTTTTTCCCCAGGGTCGCTGCCATTGTGCATGCCGGTCTAACAGCAGACTGTACAGCCTTTGATATTGAACCTGACACAAGAAATCTCCTCCAGACGAGACCTGCCTTTGGCGGAAATATTATGGCAACTATAGTGACTCCTACAAGAAGACCACAGATGGCTACCGTAAGACCAAGAGTTATGAAAAAGCTCGAGCCAGATCCGAAAAGAAGCGGAGAGATAGTATATGTGAAACCTGACAATCTTACTTCAAGAACAAGGGTCATAGATACAGTCAGGGAGGTTTCAGAGCTTACTGTCAATCTTCAGGATGCAGAGGTAATAGTGGCTGGTGGAAGGGGACTGGGTGATGCAAAGGGATTCAGGATGCTTGAGGAACTTGCCTCACTGCTCGGTGGTGCCATAGGCGCATCAAGGGCTGCTGTTGATGCCGGGTGGATATCTTACAGTCATCAGATAGGACAGACTGGAAAGACTGTATGCCCCAGGTTGTATATTGCCTGTGGCATATCTGGAGCTGTCCAGCATCTTGTGGGAATGCAGTCCTCTGATATAATAGTGGCGATAAACAAGAATCCAGAGGCACCAATATTTAAAGTGGCAGATTATGGTATTGTGGGTGATGTTTACGAGATAGTTCCATTACTTATAAAGAAGATGAAGGAGCTGAAGGGGATATGATTGCCTTTGTATTTCCGGGTCAGGGTTCTCAGTATGTAGGTATGGGAAAGGATCTTTATGATAACTTTCCTGAAGTAAGGGATATATTCAGAGAAGCATCTGATACACTTGGTTATGACATGACAAGGTTATGTTTTGAGGGTCCAAAAGACCTTCTTGATAAAACATCAAAGACACAGCCTGCAATTCTTACTGTAAGCATTGCATGTCTGAGATTAATGGAGCTAAAAGGCAAAAGACCAGATGTTGTGGCAGGGCACAGTCTTGGAGAATATACTGCCTGTGTAGCAGCTGGTGTTTTGAGTTTTAAGGATTGTCTGAGGATTGTTGAAAAAAGGGGTATCTTTATGGAGCAGGCTGTGCCTGAAGGTAAGGGCCTTATGGCGGCAATACTGGGGCTAGAGAGAGCGGCTCTCGAAGAGGTCTTAAGAAGTGTGAGCTCCGGCTATGTAACAGCTGCAAACTTTAACTGTCCCGGTCAGATAGTTATTTCCGGTGAAAAGGAGGCTGTTCTTGAGGCAGTGGAGATCTCCAGAGAGAAGGGTGCAAAGAAGGCTGTACCTCTCCAGGTCAGTGTTCCCTCTCATTCAAAATTGATGCTCGGAGCATCAGAGCAACTTGCGCAGATATTAAAGGAATTCAATTTCAATGATGCAAAAGTACCTGTTGTAAGCAATGTTGATGGCCGCTCAAGAACCTCAGGAGCTGAAATAAAAGAAGCCCTTGTAAGGCAGCTTTACTCAAGCGTTCTCTGGGAGGATTCAGTAAGAAATATCTATGGAGAGGGTATTAATATCTTTGTTGAGATAGGGCCGGGAAAGGTACTTTCAGGACTCATAAGGAGGATAGTTTCTGATGCGACGATACTGAATATAGAGGACAAAAACACATTTCTTAGTACATTAGAACATATATGATGAAACTTCAGGATGAAAGAAGGAGATTCAGGAGATATAAAAGAGAAACCCCTGTTACAGTAATAAAGGGTAAAGAGACTTTTCATCTAAGGCTTCTTGATTATTCGCCATTAGGAGTAAGGATAAAGACAAGGCCACTCTTTTATCTTGGTGAGTCACTGGAGATAGTTATAGATCAGGTTCATTTCACCGGGCATGTTGTCTGGGTATCAGGTGACAATACCGGCATAGCAATTGATGGACCGGTTATTGCTGGAGACCTCAGTTTGTACAGGCTCTGGGATCTCCTTATAGGTATAAGAAGGACAGGGAAAACTGGTGTGCTCAATATTCAGGCCGGTGATATCAAAAAGACCATTTATATAAAATCTGGTGATCCCATCTTTGCCCGATCCAGCATTGAAGACGAAAGACTGGGCGAATTTTTATTAAGAAAGGGTATCATCACGCTAGATGCCTATAACCATTCTGTTGCATTGATGAAAAATACAGGAAAGCGACAGGGAGCAGTCCTCGTTGAAGCAGGTTATATAAAGGTGGATGAACTTCCAAAACTTGTGAGAGAACAGATAGAGGACATAATAAAAAATACCTTTAAGCTCCTCACAGGAAGGTTTGAATTCATAGAAGGCCCTCTTCCCAGTGAGGAGATAATAACTCTAAAACTCAGTCTTGCCAATCTTATCTACAGGGGAATAAAGGGTCTTGAGAGTTTTCAGTTCATCAGGTCAGAATTACACGACCTAAATGCAATTCCTGTTCCAGCAGATGATCCCTATCACCTTTTTCAGGACATAGAACTTGACGAGAGGGATAAAAAACTTTTACTTCTTATTGATGGAAGAAATACTATTGATGATATAATTAAAAAATCAGGATTAAATCATTTTGAGGCTCTAAAAACCGTATACGCTCTTTTATGCACGAGAATAATAGAATTAAAGGAATATTCATCAGAGGCAGCTGAGGAGTTTGTATCGATGGATGAGGTGCTGAGAAATGGTGGCATTGATGAGAGCTTCTTGAAGGAGGTAGAGGAGATTTATAACCGTATTGATACTATGACCCACTATGAGATACTGGGCATAAAAAATAATGTCTCCCAGGCGGAACTGAAGAAGGCCTATTATAGTCTTGTAAAAAAATTCCATCCGGACAGATATTTCAGGGCGGGTCATGATGACTTCAAGAATAAACTTTCAAAGATCTTTACCAGAATAAATAATGCCTATACAGTGCTGAGTGACAGCACAAAGAGGTCAGAATACGATGCCTCCCTGTCAAAGAATGAGGAACATAAGGATTCAGCACTTATGAGATTTGAGCAGGGATTGGAGTTCTATAAAAAGAAATCTTTTAATGATGCTGTAACAGCCTTTGGACAGGCTGTTTATCTTGATTCTACAAAGCCAAAATACCATTTCTACTACGGATTGA
Proteins encoded:
- a CDS encoding electron transfer flavoprotein subunit beta/FixA family protein, producing AYTLSRAIKMLGADIVICGKQAIDGDTAQVGPELAEFLDIPHVAYVRKINSITENSVVVERLMDDGYDIVESSIPVLMTVVKELNEPRLPSLRGKIAAKKAEVKKIGLKDIEADENLVGLKGSPTQVKRIFAPELKKERKLFDGTPEEQVEKLLQELKNLKCQFI
- a CDS encoding DnaJ domain-containing protein, coding for MMKLQDERRRFRRYKRETPVTVIKGKETFHLRLLDYSPLGVRIKTRPLFYLGESLEIVIDQVHFTGHVVWVSGDNTGIAIDGPVIAGDLSLYRLWDLLIGIRRTGKTGVLNIQAGDIKKTIYIKSGDPIFARSSIEDERLGEFLLRKGIITLDAYNHSVALMKNTGKRQGAVLVEAGYIKVDELPKLVREQIEDIIKNTFKLLTGRFEFIEGPLPSEEIITLKLSLANLIYRGIKGLESFQFIRSELHDLNAIPVPADDPYHLFQDIELDERDKKLLLLIDGRNTIDDIIKKSGLNHFEALKTVYALLCTRIIELKEYSSEAAEEFVSMDEVLRNGGIDESFLKEVEEIYNRIDTMTHYEILGIKNNVSQAELKKAYYSLVKKFHPDRYFRAGHDDFKNKLSKIFTRINNAYTVLSDSTKRSEYDASLSKNEEHKDSALMRFEQGLEFYKKKSFNDAVTAFGQAVYLDSTKPKYHFYYGLSLMEVGKYKDAERSFLKAIELWPDNPDYVTELGFLYLRLDMKLRAKKTFERALAISPGHRRAKEGLEACS
- the fabD gene encoding ACP S-malonyltransferase, encoding MIAFVFPGQGSQYVGMGKDLYDNFPEVRDIFREASDTLGYDMTRLCFEGPKDLLDKTSKTQPAILTVSIACLRLMELKGKRPDVVAGHSLGEYTACVAAGVLSFKDCLRIVEKRGIFMEQAVPEGKGLMAAILGLERAALEEVLRSVSSGYVTAANFNCPGQIVISGEKEAVLEAVEISREKGAKKAVPLQVSVPSHSKLMLGASEQLAQILKEFNFNDAKVPVVSNVDGRSRTSGAEIKEALVRQLYSSVLWEDSVRNIYGEGINIFVEIGPGKVLSGLIRRIVSDATILNIEDKNTFLSTLEHI
- a CDS encoding FAD-binding protein, which codes for MKIFVRSETCTGCENCIDSCPYTAIVMKEGKAFITEYCQLCRACLSVCPEGAIIEIMEEGEARATTDSSFRGVWVFAEQRNGKVASVSFELLGAGRRLSDILGVELSAVLFGGSEEEARELIKYGADRVYLCDDPRLEKFNDEPYARLLASLINTHKPEIVLAGATPVGRSFFPRVAAIVHAGLTADCTAFDIEPDTRNLLQTRPAFGGNIMATIVTPTRRPQMATVRPRVMKKLEPDPKRSGEIVYVKPDNLTSRTRVIDTVREVSELTVNLQDAEVIVAGGRGLGDAKGFRMLEELASLLGGAIGASRAAVDAGWISYSHQIGQTGKTVCPRLYIACGISGAVQHLVGMQSSDIIVAINKNPEAPIFKVADYGIVGDVYEIVPLLIKKMKELKGI